A section of the Luteolibacter rhizosphaerae genome encodes:
- a CDS encoding NAD(P)-dependent oxidoreductase, with protein MKTNRYSITVLGLGKMGVTLVRLMLEKGHRVTVWNRSAAKAADLVAAGATLAATPAEAVAAGDLILICVHDYQASAEILGARGVAAAIKGRLLIQLTTGSPEDARRGGSWAAENGAAYLDGAIQAAPTQMGQADTLILVSGAKHAWERGQDALVYLAGGTTYLGEKISAAAAMDLATLSYVYGATLGFFHGALIGEAEGFGAEEYGAIVAKIAPAFGEFLKYEGGVIQKGDFRVSESPMSISVEATERILNTARDSGINTEIPQFFAGFFQRAAAAGYADEEVASIIKLLRKPAGA; from the coding sequence GTGAAAACGAACCGCTACTCGATCACTGTTCTCGGACTCGGCAAGATGGGCGTCACCCTCGTCCGCCTCATGCTCGAAAAGGGCCACCGCGTTACCGTCTGGAATCGCTCCGCCGCCAAGGCTGCCGATCTCGTCGCCGCTGGTGCCACCCTCGCCGCTACTCCCGCTGAAGCGGTGGCCGCCGGTGATCTCATCCTGATCTGCGTGCACGACTATCAGGCTTCCGCGGAGATCCTTGGAGCCCGGGGAGTCGCCGCCGCCATCAAGGGCCGCCTCCTCATCCAGCTCACCACCGGCAGCCCGGAGGACGCCCGCCGCGGCGGAAGCTGGGCCGCCGAGAACGGAGCCGCCTACCTCGATGGCGCGATCCAGGCCGCTCCCACCCAGATGGGCCAAGCGGACACCCTCATCCTCGTCTCCGGCGCAAAGCATGCTTGGGAGAGGGGACAGGATGCCCTCGTCTACCTCGCCGGTGGCACCACCTACCTCGGCGAGAAGATCAGCGCGGCCGCCGCCATGGACCTCGCCACGCTTTCCTACGTCTATGGTGCCACCCTCGGCTTCTTCCACGGCGCGCTCATCGGCGAGGCCGAGGGCTTCGGCGCGGAGGAATACGGCGCCATCGTCGCCAAGATCGCCCCGGCCTTCGGCGAGTTCCTGAAATACGAGGGCGGCGTGATCCAGAAGGGCGACTTCCGCGTCAGCGAGAGCCCCATGTCCATCTCGGTGGAAGCCACCGAGCGCATCTTGAACACCGCCCGGGATTCCGGCATCAATACCGAGATCCCGCAGTTCTTCGCCGGCTTCTTCCAGCGCGCCGCCGCCGCCGGGTATGCCGATGAAGAAGTCGCCTCCATCATCAAGCTCCTCCGGAAGCCGGCGGGGGCTTGA
- a CDS encoding class I SAM-dependent methyltransferase gives MSAYTSLEALLHDAFWAEEGEPAELPFLVDLLREHPGLSLEVGCGSGRLLLPLLQKGYQVEGLELSAEMLELCRRSAADLSLEPVLHEGDMTVFDSGQRYQSLLLPAFTLQLAADPAAALKHFHTLLEPGGVIYLSVFIPFAELHKELPEGEWYEDHRIPWTEGRSAVIDTRHRLNRKERILEREHRYRLLASDGSVETEHVSQQTLRWFTARQLHGLLMKAGFEPLHALADFDPEVPVNEEAQIITVVAQK, from the coding sequence GTGAGTGCATATACCTCTCTCGAAGCCCTCCTGCACGATGCCTTCTGGGCCGAGGAGGGTGAGCCAGCCGAGTTGCCATTCTTGGTAGACCTGTTGCGGGAGCACCCCGGCCTTTCGCTGGAGGTAGGCTGCGGCTCCGGCCGTCTTTTGCTTCCACTTTTGCAGAAAGGCTATCAGGTCGAGGGCTTGGAGCTCTCCGCGGAGATGTTGGAACTTTGCCGCAGGTCCGCGGCGGATCTCTCGCTGGAGCCTGTCCTCCATGAGGGGGACATGACGGTCTTCGATTCGGGGCAACGCTATCAATCGCTGCTCCTTCCCGCCTTCACCCTCCAGCTCGCCGCCGATCCCGCGGCGGCACTCAAGCATTTCCATACCCTGCTGGAGCCGGGTGGGGTGATCTACCTCAGTGTCTTCATCCCCTTCGCGGAGCTACACAAGGAGCTGCCGGAGGGTGAGTGGTATGAGGACCACCGCATCCCGTGGACGGAAGGCCGCAGCGCGGTGATCGATACCCGCCACCGCCTGAACCGGAAGGAGCGCATTCTCGAGCGCGAGCACCGCTACCGCCTGCTCGCGTCGGACGGCAGCGTGGAAACCGAGCATGTTTCGCAGCAGACCCTGCGCTGGTTCACCGCCCGCCAGCTTCACGGCCTGCTCATGAAGGCGGGCTTCGAGCCCCTGCATGCCCTTGCCGACTTCGATCCGGAAGTCCCCGTGAACGAGGAGGCCCAGATCATCACCGTCGTGGCACAGAAGTAG
- a CDS encoding DUF3253 domain-containing protein → MATDPLAQGILDLLAARTPEASICPSEVACATFPDHWRENMEAVRAAARHLEAAGEVEILQGGVVVDPDTAKGPIRIRRKTR, encoded by the coding sequence ATGGCCACCGATCCCTTGGCACAAGGCATCCTCGATCTCCTCGCCGCCCGCACTCCGGAGGCCAGTATCTGCCCCAGTGAGGTCGCCTGCGCCACCTTTCCGGATCACTGGCGCGAGAACATGGAAGCCGTGCGAGCCGCCGCCCGGCATCTCGAAGCCGCCGGTGAAGTGGAGATCCTCCAAGGCGGTGTCGTGGTGGACCCCGACACCGCGAAAGGGCCTATCCGCATACGACGGAAAACCCGGTGA
- a CDS encoding hemolysin family protein, translating to MNFLPDSLVFASSELRTDWPTGGETVLYIAGILFFLLLNAFFVASEFAIVKVRPSQLEAVSKEKGASTALHVVSHLDGYLSANQLGITIASLALGFLGEPFVEALVSPLLYKLGMPVTWELWGKTLKPISAVSFLLAIASFTFLHVVIGELLPKSIAIRKSVATTLLLAGPLHVFYKSFHWAIRVLNGTANWILKKVLGIDPVAEGEHIHSSDELALLVAESERAQEVTETEREILINALELNELWVRDVMTPRQEVVVLNSDEPFEKALEIARRTKHTRFPLVKGGHLDNAIGLIHIKDILKLVGSPDPDLMRIKRELKMVPDTMPLDILLKFFLKERAHLAMAVDEFGTPVGIVFLDNVIEELVGDIQDEFDNERPESNWINDNEFVVEGTMTLNDLASLAEELEIESGEVTTVGGYITQQLGRFPEVGESIEIEGWEAKVTSTDGRRVGQVHFRRLEPAGVAEDGELAEEKAE from the coding sequence ATGAACTTTCTTCCCGACAGCCTTGTTTTTGCCTCTTCGGAGCTCCGTACCGACTGGCCGACCGGTGGCGAGACGGTGCTCTATATAGCGGGCATCTTGTTCTTCCTGCTGCTGAATGCCTTCTTCGTGGCCTCGGAGTTCGCGATCGTGAAGGTCCGTCCGAGCCAGCTCGAAGCTGTCTCCAAGGAGAAAGGTGCTAGCACCGCCCTGCACGTCGTCAGTCATCTGGATGGCTATCTCTCTGCGAACCAGCTCGGCATTACCATCGCCTCGCTGGCGCTCGGTTTCCTGGGAGAGCCCTTCGTGGAAGCGCTCGTCTCCCCGCTGCTTTACAAGCTGGGGATGCCCGTGACCTGGGAGCTTTGGGGCAAGACCCTCAAGCCGATCTCGGCTGTTTCCTTCCTTCTGGCCATCGCCTCCTTCACCTTCCTGCACGTGGTGATCGGCGAGCTCCTGCCGAAGTCGATCGCCATCCGCAAGTCGGTGGCCACCACCCTGCTCCTCGCAGGGCCCCTGCACGTTTTCTACAAGTCCTTCCACTGGGCCATCCGCGTGTTGAACGGCACCGCGAACTGGATCCTCAAGAAGGTCCTCGGCATCGATCCGGTCGCCGAGGGCGAGCACATCCACTCTTCCGACGAACTCGCCCTGCTGGTTGCCGAGAGCGAGCGCGCCCAGGAAGTCACCGAGACCGAGCGCGAGATCCTGATCAATGCCTTGGAACTCAATGAGCTTTGGGTGCGAGACGTGATGACCCCCCGCCAGGAGGTGGTGGTGCTCAACTCGGACGAGCCCTTCGAGAAGGCCCTTGAGATCGCGCGCCGCACCAAGCACACCCGCTTCCCGCTGGTGAAGGGCGGCCATCTCGACAACGCCATCGGCCTGATCCACATCAAGGACATCCTCAAGCTGGTCGGCAGCCCGGACCCGGACCTCATGCGCATCAAGCGCGAGCTCAAGATGGTCCCGGACACCATGCCGCTGGATATCCTCCTGAAGTTCTTCCTGAAGGAGCGCGCCCACTTGGCCATGGCGGTCGATGAGTTCGGTACCCCGGTCGGCATCGTCTTCTTGGACAACGTGATCGAGGAACTCGTCGGCGACATCCAGGACGAGTTCGACAACGAGCGTCCGGAATCGAACTGGATCAACGACAACGAGTTCGTGGTCGAAGGCACCATGACCCTCAACGACCTCGCCAGCTTGGCCGAGGAACTGGAGATCGAGAGCGGCGAGGTGACCACCGTCGGTGGCTACATCACCCAGCAGCTCGGCCGTTTCCCGGAAGTGGGCGAGAGCATTGAGATCGAAGGCTGGGAGGCGAAGGTCACCAGCACCGATGGCCGCCGCGTCGGGCAGGTTCATTTCCGCCGCTTGGAGCCCGCGGGTGTCGCCGAGGACGGCGAGCTTGCAGAGGAAAAGGCCGAGTGA
- a CDS encoding UbiA family prenyltransferase, whose product MSHPGKLRALLATLRIANAPSVVSNVFLGFMVGWIQVGEFWKPSEMDWGRACLAALSGLMLYFSGNLANDWFDQKWDAEKRPERALPSGLFKPGSYLAFALILAVGGTSLAFTLHPLCGFTAILIVSLIALYTAYHKRTIWAVIPMGLCRAGLYFLGYFVWWLSLDYLESIGYASGSLALKKLAIPAVIGFGLFSYIVGLSLSARYEGMGDPPRGPRMLSLIMLLVPLAAMPGNFMTGYLVPGFLGMLPFAVWLALARTSFKQPIPRYVSALLAGIPLVDLIAAVPIVMGLDARMPTLGLRDLPHLIVMLVLPLVAFVLGRALQKLAPAT is encoded by the coding sequence ATGAGCCATCCCGGAAAGCTCCGCGCCCTCCTCGCCACGCTCCGCATCGCCAATGCGCCGAGCGTGGTGAGCAATGTGTTTCTGGGATTCATGGTGGGGTGGATCCAAGTCGGTGAGTTCTGGAAACCTTCCGAAATGGATTGGGGGCGGGCCTGCCTCGCAGCCCTCTCGGGCCTGATGCTCTATTTCTCCGGGAATCTCGCGAACGATTGGTTCGACCAGAAGTGGGATGCGGAGAAGCGACCCGAGAGGGCCCTGCCCTCCGGACTCTTCAAACCGGGATCTTATCTTGCCTTCGCGTTGATTCTTGCGGTCGGAGGAACCTCGCTCGCCTTCACCCTGCATCCCCTCTGCGGCTTTACGGCCATCCTCATCGTTTCTCTGATTGCCCTCTATACAGCCTACCACAAGCGAACCATCTGGGCGGTGATCCCCATGGGCTTGTGCCGGGCCGGTCTCTACTTCCTTGGCTACTTCGTCTGGTGGCTGAGCCTCGATTACCTTGAATCGATCGGCTACGCTTCCGGATCACTAGCTTTAAAGAAGCTGGCGATTCCCGCTGTGATTGGCTTCGGACTCTTCTCCTATATCGTGGGGCTTTCGCTGTCCGCGCGCTATGAGGGGATGGGGGATCCACCGCGGGGGCCGCGCATGCTTTCTTTGATCATGCTCTTGGTCCCGCTCGCGGCCATGCCCGGCAACTTCATGACGGGCTACTTGGTCCCCGGATTCCTCGGGATGCTTCCCTTTGCCGTCTGGCTCGCGCTCGCACGAACATCATTCAAGCAGCCGATTCCCCGCTACGTCTCCGCGCTGCTCGCCGGGATCCCATTGGTGGATCTTATCGCCGCCGTTCCGATCGTCATGGGGCTGGATGCGAGAATGCCAACTCTCGGGCTGCGCGACCTGCCTCACCTCATCGTGATGCTGGTATTGCCGCTAGTTGCGTTTGTCTTGGGCCGGGCGCTGCAGAAGCTGGCACCTGCCACCTGA
- a CDS encoding FmdB family zinc ribbon protein has product MPIYEYLSENPEDPERSCRVCRKGFELRRPIDRPALEQCPLCRNTVRKVISKVNTPRIAKPLSVSDAKSAGFTILEKRDQGVYEKL; this is encoded by the coding sequence ATGCCCATTTACGAATACCTTTCCGAGAACCCCGAAGATCCGGAGCGATCTTGCCGCGTTTGCCGCAAGGGGTTCGAACTGCGGCGCCCCATCGACCGCCCTGCCCTTGAGCAGTGCCCCCTGTGCCGGAATACCGTGCGCAAGGTGATCTCGAAGGTGAATACGCCGCGCATCGCCAAGCCGCTGTCCGTCAGCGACGCGAAGTCCGCGGGCTTCACGATCCTCGAAAAGCGGGATCAGGGCGTTTACGAAAAACTCTAA
- a CDS encoding DUF1460 domain-containing protein, giving the protein MRFKGALTAMFLAVLPAAAQHTVTPPSPVRLPMSTVFKGEAKFRAIVKQAERENWRQLPIGARTIRAARAMVGTPYVNYTLEVDDKVENPVVNFNGMDCWTYYENALAFARMLRYKPGPYTPQDMLHMVELERYRGGRCTGGYLSRMHHLEEVFYDNERRGFATNITPRLPGAQRLRREIREMTVQWKNYRYLRNSPGLLPEMGRIEAAVSKLPVYHVPKNKVRNVEQYLQDGDICAITTNWPNGYTSHVGLITRINGRAIFTHATSDRDKGRMTIIDRPITDYLNQGSKHAGIVVVRPKDLPPSKFWQRPVATR; this is encoded by the coding sequence ATGAGATTCAAGGGAGCCCTGACCGCCATGTTCCTCGCGGTCCTGCCAGCCGCCGCGCAACACACCGTCACCCCGCCGAGCCCGGTGCGCCTGCCCATGTCCACCGTCTTCAAGGGCGAGGCGAAGTTCCGCGCCATCGTGAAGCAGGCCGAGCGCGAGAACTGGCGCCAGCTTCCCATCGGCGCCCGCACCATCCGCGCCGCCCGCGCCATGGTCGGCACCCCTTACGTGAACTACACCCTCGAGGTCGACGACAAGGTCGAGAACCCGGTGGTGAACTTCAACGGGATGGACTGCTGGACCTACTACGAGAACGCCTTGGCCTTCGCCCGCATGCTCCGCTACAAGCCCGGCCCCTACACCCCGCAGGACATGCTCCACATGGTCGAGCTGGAGCGTTACCGCGGCGGCCGCTGCACCGGCGGCTACCTCAGCCGCATGCATCACTTGGAGGAAGTCTTCTACGACAACGAGCGCCGCGGCTTCGCCACCAATATCACCCCGCGCCTGCCCGGTGCCCAGCGTCTCCGTCGCGAAATCCGCGAGATGACCGTGCAGTGGAAGAACTACCGCTACCTCCGCAATAGCCCCGGCTTGCTTCCCGAAATGGGCCGCATCGAAGCTGCCGTCTCCAAGCTCCCCGTCTATCACGTCCCGAAGAACAAGGTCCGCAACGTCGAGCAATACCTCCAGGATGGCGACATCTGCGCCATCACCACGAACTGGCCGAACGGCTACACCTCGCACGTCGGCCTCATCACCCGCATCAATGGCCGCGCCATCTTCACCCACGCCACCTCGGATCGGGACAAGGGCCGGATGACCATCATCGACCGCCCGATCACCGACTATCTCAACCAAGGCTCGAAGCACGCCGGCATCGTCGTCGTCCGTCCGAAGGACCTCCCGCCCTCGAAATTCTGGCAGCGTCCGGTGGCGACGCGATAA
- a CDS encoding phosphotransferase family protein produces MPGPDLAVASGLAEDRRVHDPAQLHVTQPLSIASMRELILAADPGLSGASFTVLEDGWDSVAVDVGNEYIFKFPREPDAAWSLEKEARLLEVLRPHLSIPIPALELLPGPPVFSRHRKIPGSHLLEADYAKLPECARHALAEQLATFYLQLHRLDPQPLVAAGATPVPGWPEAGELILDLETLLDGPLFRAAADALRAWEALPLDPRGSVYGFFDGHGWNMAFDHERQVLNGIFDFADSGFGDLHREFIYTDLIHRDLTRRVVGYYESLAGFPLDRNRIDLLSGVLCLSELAGESGHPTHGPLIRRNAETWLRHRLDRPGEF; encoded by the coding sequence GTGCCCGGGCCGGACCTTGCTGTCGCCTCGGGGCTCGCCGAGGATCGGCGTGTCCACGATCCCGCCCAACTTCACGTGACCCAGCCATTGTCGATCGCGTCGATGCGCGAACTCATCCTCGCGGCCGATCCCGGGCTTTCAGGGGCTTCGTTCACCGTCCTCGAAGATGGCTGGGACAGCGTGGCCGTCGACGTGGGCAATGAGTATATCTTCAAGTTCCCCCGCGAGCCCGATGCTGCTTGGTCCTTGGAAAAGGAAGCCCGGCTTCTTGAGGTTCTGCGCCCGCACCTCAGCATCCCTATCCCGGCTCTGGAACTTCTCCCCGGGCCTCCCGTCTTCTCCCGTCACCGGAAGATTCCCGGCAGCCACCTGTTGGAAGCGGACTACGCGAAGCTCCCGGAGTGCGCCCGCCATGCGCTCGCGGAACAGTTGGCCACCTTCTACCTCCAGCTTCATCGGCTCGACCCGCAGCCACTTGTCGCCGCAGGCGCCACCCCGGTACCCGGTTGGCCGGAGGCCGGTGAATTGATCTTGGATCTGGAGACTCTGTTAGACGGCCCGCTCTTCCGTGCCGCCGCGGACGCGTTGCGCGCATGGGAAGCTCTTCCTCTCGATCCGCGCGGATCGGTCTACGGCTTCTTCGATGGCCATGGCTGGAACATGGCCTTCGATCACGAACGGCAGGTGCTCAATGGAATCTTCGATTTCGCGGACTCCGGCTTCGGCGATCTTCATCGCGAGTTCATCTACACGGACCTCATCCACCGCGACCTCACCCGCCGGGTGGTCGGATACTACGAGTCGCTCGCAGGCTTCCCCTTGGATCGGAATCGTATCGATCTCCTCAGCGGCGTCCTATGCCTCTCGGAGCTCGCCGGAGAATCCGGCCACCCCACCCACGGCCCCCTGATCCGCAGGAACGCAGAAACCTGGCTCAGGCACCGCCTCGACCGTCCGGGAGAGTTCTGA
- the rpsN gene encoding 30S ribosomal protein S14, whose translation MAKKSWIARNERKSRTVAKYSDLRHKLKAEKDYIGLTMLPRDASPTRLVNRCEFSGRRRAFLRRFRLSRISFRELASNGMIPGVTKSSW comes from the coding sequence ATGGCTAAGAAGAGCTGGATCGCACGCAACGAGCGCAAGTCGCGCACTGTCGCCAAATACTCCGACCTCCGTCACAAACTGAAGGCGGAGAAGGATTACATTGGCCTGACCATGCTGCCGCGTGACGCCAGCCCGACCCGTCTGGTGAACCGTTGCGAGTTCTCCGGCCGCCGCCGCGCTTTCCTCCGCCGCTTCCGTCTCTCCCGTATCAGCTTCCGCGAGCTCGCCTCGAACGGAATGATCCCGGGCGTGACCAAGTCGAGCTGGTAA
- a CDS encoding DUF5069 domain-containing protein — protein sequence MSESYETPRSPRDEIEGMPYFPRLCHKVRLLAAGKLHPQYHANVGGGMDLWTCQFLGVDYAALAGQVNAGVSDAEALAWAKKNGTTRQECEVAWWKSFIRTRGFRDDLAEKLVLRKAESGFQNRADIVTFFDYIDADEGRM from the coding sequence GTGAGCGAATCCTACGAGACACCCCGCAGCCCGCGCGACGAGATCGAGGGAATGCCGTATTTCCCGCGGCTGTGCCACAAGGTGCGGCTGCTGGCGGCAGGCAAGCTGCATCCGCAGTATCATGCTAACGTGGGCGGAGGGATGGACCTGTGGACCTGCCAATTCCTAGGCGTGGACTATGCGGCGCTGGCCGGGCAGGTGAATGCGGGCGTGAGCGATGCGGAGGCGTTGGCTTGGGCGAAGAAGAATGGGACGACCCGGCAGGAGTGCGAGGTGGCGTGGTGGAAGTCTTTCATCCGGACGCGGGGATTCCGGGATGATCTGGCCGAGAAGCTCGTGTTGCGGAAGGCGGAATCCGGATTCCAGAACCGGGCGGATATCGTGACCTTCTTCGACTACATCGATGCAGATGAGGGGCGGATGTAG
- the eboE gene encoding metabolite traffic protein EboE, which yields MRFPHGHLAYCTNIHPAEDWKTTFQAISTHAMKVRDLVAPDEAFAIGLRLSSTAAKELLRGDELPAFNDWLATKNAYVFTINGFPYGDFRAGSFVKRNVFRPDWADPARLEYTKELFTIVSQLLPEGIEGSVSTLPGSFKEFQADESAIRLQLIELATFLDSLAEVSDRDLHLGMEPEPRGHFENTEETLRFFDRLLDDAPDHELIKRRIGINYDCCHFALQYESARDSLTALRGEGLRISKIHLSAALALDPRIPGAVEAVSKFDEPTFLHQVLARHPDGRIERYTDLPEGVASLGTDTGADAEEWRVHFHIPLDAEPAPPLASTRQNSLDALALAREVPDLCQHWEIETYTWGVLPQELARPVEEQIAGEYRWVLAGV from the coding sequence ATGCGATTCCCTCACGGCCACCTCGCCTACTGCACGAATATCCATCCGGCGGAGGATTGGAAGACCACCTTCCAAGCGATCTCCACCCATGCGATGAAGGTGCGGGATTTGGTGGCTCCGGATGAGGCCTTCGCGATCGGCCTTCGCCTCTCCTCCACCGCGGCCAAAGAGCTTCTCCGCGGCGACGAACTTCCCGCCTTCAACGACTGGCTGGCCACCAAGAATGCCTACGTTTTCACCATCAATGGCTTCCCCTACGGCGACTTCCGCGCCGGGTCCTTCGTGAAGCGGAATGTCTTCCGCCCGGATTGGGCCGATCCCGCCCGCTTGGAATACACCAAGGAGCTTTTCACGATCGTTTCTCAACTGCTTCCGGAGGGCATCGAGGGCTCCGTGTCCACGCTGCCCGGCTCCTTCAAGGAGTTCCAAGCGGACGAATCCGCGATCCGCCTGCAGCTTATCGAGCTCGCCACATTCCTCGATTCCCTCGCGGAGGTTTCGGATCGCGATCTCCATCTCGGCATGGAGCCCGAACCGCGCGGCCACTTCGAGAACACCGAGGAAACCCTGCGCTTCTTCGACCGTCTGCTGGACGACGCCCCGGATCACGAGCTGATCAAGCGCCGCATCGGCATCAACTACGACTGCTGCCACTTCGCGCTCCAGTATGAGAGCGCGCGGGACTCGCTCACGGCTCTCCGGGGCGAAGGCCTCCGCATCTCGAAGATCCATCTCTCCGCCGCTCTCGCGCTCGATCCCCGCATCCCCGGTGCGGTGGAGGCAGTCTCGAAGTTCGATGAGCCCACCTTCCTCCATCAGGTGCTCGCTCGCCATCCGGATGGCCGCATCGAACGCTACACCGATCTGCCGGAAGGCGTCGCCTCGCTGGGAACCGATACCGGCGCCGATGCCGAGGAGTGGCGTGTCCACTTCCACATCCCCCTCGATGCGGAGCCGGCCCCACCGCTCGCGAGCACCCGCCAGAATTCGCTCGATGCCCTCGCCCTCGCGCGCGAGGTCCCGGATCTCTGCCAGCACTGGGAGATTGAAACCTACACTTGGGGTGTCCTCCCGCAGGAACTTGCCCGCCCGGTGGAAGAGCAAATCGCCGGAGAATACCGCTGGGTCCTCGCCGGAGTATGA
- a CDS encoding helix-turn-helix domain-containing protein, with translation MPSRSSIPLYAEIADYAGWLGIQSYGDLAQFGVIQLRGGGSLHTPPHRRGFFLLAFGEHGGVIEVLAAAPEQVIEFPGSIFPNRGVKLTQLILFKRELVEAALASPHNEFPFFYFDRPTVWTLKGEETENFRLQIERLAAISGRNSPYQTARLAATLTALLYDLRESHERRTASVANSDLCRDLVCRFDDLVAEHYAARHSVEDYAQLLNVTADHLGDEIKNRTGRNARDIIAARILLEARHLLSHTPLTIAEIADRLHFSEPTHFTRFFKRHSKQTPREYRDSLKSLPASQQEKIA, from the coding sequence ATGCCATCGCGGTCATCCATTCCGCTTTATGCCGAGATAGCCGACTACGCCGGCTGGCTCGGCATCCAGTCTTACGGCGATCTCGCGCAGTTCGGTGTCATCCAGCTCCGCGGTGGCGGATCCCTGCACACGCCGCCCCACCGCCGCGGCTTTTTCCTGCTGGCCTTCGGCGAGCACGGCGGCGTCATTGAAGTGCTCGCCGCCGCACCCGAGCAAGTCATCGAGTTCCCCGGCAGCATCTTCCCGAACCGCGGCGTGAAGCTCACGCAGCTTATCCTTTTCAAGCGCGAGCTCGTCGAAGCCGCGCTCGCTTCTCCTCATAACGAGTTTCCCTTCTTCTATTTCGACCGCCCCACAGTCTGGACTCTCAAGGGCGAGGAGACCGAGAACTTCCGCCTCCAGATCGAGCGCCTTGCGGCCATCTCCGGGAGAAACTCTCCCTACCAAACCGCCCGCCTCGCCGCCACGCTTACGGCCCTGCTCTACGATCTCCGCGAGAGCCACGAGCGGCGCACCGCCTCCGTCGCGAATTCCGATCTCTGCCGCGACCTCGTCTGTCGCTTCGATGACCTCGTCGCCGAGCATTATGCCGCCCGCCATTCCGTGGAGGATTACGCGCAGCTACTCAATGTCACTGCCGATCACCTCGGCGACGAGATCAAGAACCGCACCGGCCGCAATGCCCGCGACATCATCGCCGCGCGCATCCTGTTAGAGGCGCGCCACCTGCTCTCCCACACCCCGCTCACCATCGCGGAGATTGCCGATCGCCTGCACTTCTCGGAGCCCACCCACTTCACCCGCTTCTTCAAGCGCCACAGCAAGCAGACGCCCCGCGAATACCGCGACAGCCTCAAGTCCCTGCCCGCATCCCAGCAGGAGAAGATCGCCTGA
- a CDS encoding PEP-CTERM sorting domain-containing protein, with product MKHPLLFTALLGMALLPCAAQTITPGNPDNSFYTEDVPFLVGSDPTQPQLAGLNLRTIPGYGPGYVYDFCADFLTGANNLSAFNVTSGLGSGLGSGQQDQVRALFSHTLPTFIEMLDAYIDANGNDWSEQTEGQLGLQFNALVGYAGGMQVALWEIIHETSGDLSIDSEGALPGTFRVEPALSDPRITSTRDNAESFLENIRDGSWIDVGGITYFYANPENEADQDRIWMTVPEPSAALLGGLGLLAGLRRRRRA from the coding sequence ATGAAGCACCCCCTGCTTTTTACCGCCCTGCTCGGCATGGCGCTGCTGCCCTGCGCGGCCCAGACCATCACACCCGGAAATCCGGATAACTCCTTTTACACCGAGGATGTGCCCTTCCTAGTGGGATCCGATCCGACCCAACCGCAGCTGGCGGGGCTAAACCTGCGGACGATTCCGGGCTACGGACCGGGGTATGTGTATGATTTCTGCGCGGACTTCCTGACCGGGGCGAACAACCTCTCGGCATTCAATGTCACATCGGGGCTCGGCTCCGGTCTGGGCAGCGGCCAGCAGGACCAAGTGAGGGCGCTGTTCTCGCACACGCTGCCGACTTTCATCGAGATGCTGGACGCCTACATCGATGCCAATGGCAACGATTGGTCGGAGCAGACGGAGGGCCAACTGGGGCTGCAATTCAACGCGCTGGTGGGTTATGCGGGCGGCATGCAGGTAGCGCTGTGGGAGATCATCCACGAGACCTCCGGCGATCTCTCGATCGACAGCGAAGGTGCTCTGCCGGGCACCTTCCGGGTGGAGCCGGCGCTTTCCGATCCCCGGATCACCAGCACCCGCGACAATGCGGAGAGCTTCCTGGAGAACATCCGCGACGGCTCGTGGATCGATGTCGGCGGGATCACCTATTTCTACGCGAATCCGGAGAACGAGGCCGATCAGGACCGGATCTGGATGACCGTGCCCGAGCCCTCTGCAGCCTTGCTGGGCGGGCTGGGGCTGCTGGCGGGGCTTCGCCGGCGCCGCCGGGCTTAG